DNA sequence from the Pseudomonas tritici genome:
CATCAGCGTCGACCATATCGAAGACCAGTTGCTGTCCTCGCGCTTGTCCACCAACCGCGCCGAACTGGGTGCCGCGCGCCGGGTGCTGGTGCGCCTGCAACGCCTGCTGGCGCTGGAGCCGGGCTCGCTGCTGCGCCTGCTGAATCGCCCGCCGCAGTGGCTGCAAAAGGAAGACGTGAAGGAATTGCGCAAGTCCACCGAGGAGTTTGCGCTGATCATCAACGACCTGATGGCCCTGGGCGAACGCATCAAGCTGTTGCAGGAAGAGATCGCGGCCAACCTCAACGAGCAAAGCAACCGCACGTTGTTCACTCTCACCGTGGTGACGGTGCTGGCATTGCCGATCAATATCATCGCCGGTTTTTTTGGGATGAACGTCGGGGGCGTGCCGCTTTCACAGGATCCGGAGGGGTTTTGGATATTAGTGGCGTTGGTGGCGACCTTCACGTTAATCGCCGGACGCTGGGCATTCCGCAAATTCTCAAGCTGAAATGAGATCAACCGTGGGAGCTGCGGTGCTTTATGGACCGGCGGCAAATCCAATTCCCTAAACACTGACCTGCGGCAGCATCTCTGTAACATTCTGCAATGACTATGAACGGCATCCTCACAACACTGGATGCTCCGGCATGGCCACCCCTTCCTTGACTGCCTCCACCCACACCTCAGTTGCAGACCCCAAACCCAGGCTGGACAAGAAACCCAGCCTGGTGACGGTGATCATCTTCTTCGCCGTACTCGCCATGGGCCTGTTGTTTACCGCCTACAGCCTGATGCATGACATGCACGAAATGGGCGCGCAACTCACCACCTGGACACCGTTCCTGCTATTGGGCGTAGCGCTGTTGATTGCCCTGGGGTTCGAGTTCGTCAACGGCTTCCACGACACCGCCAACGCGGTGGCGACGGTGATCTACACCAACTCGCTGCCGCCCCATTTTGCGGTGGTGTGGTCGGGCTTTTTCAACTTCCTCGGCGTGCTGCTTTCCAGCGGTGCGGTGGCGTTTGGCATCATTGCGCTGCTGCCGGTCGAGCTGATTTTGCAGGTGGGCTCATCAGCCGGTTTTGCGATGATCTTCGCGCTGTTGATCGCCGCCATCCTGTGGAACCTCGGCACGTGGTGGCTGGGGTTGCCGGCGTCGTCTTCCCACACGCTGATTGGCTCGATCATCGGCGTTGGCGTGGCGAATGCCTTGATGCACGGGCGTGACGGCACCAGCGGTGTGGACTGGAGCCAGGCGATCAAGATCGGTTACGCCTTGCTGCTCTCGCCGCTGATCGGCTTTGCGTTTGCGGCGATGCTGTTGCTGGCCCTGCGCGCCTTCGTCAAGAACCGCGCGCTGTACAAGGCGCCGAAAGGCGACACGCCACCGCCGTGGTGGATCCGCGGCATGCTGATCGCCACCTGCACCGGCGTCTCCTTCGCTCACGGTTCCAACGATGGGCAGAAAGGCATGGGCCTGATCATGTTGATTCTGGTCGGCACGCTGCCGATGGCCTACGCGCTGAACCGGGCGATGCCCGCCGAGCAGTCGTTGCAGTTCGCGGCCGTGGCCGAAGTCACCCAGGTCGCCCTGGTAAAAAGCGCGCCGCAAGCGCTGACAGGCGACCCGCGTCCGATCCTCTCGACCTACGTGCGCACCAAGGAAGCCACGCCGGAACTGGTGCCCGCCCTCGCCGCGCTCGCCGGGCAGATCGGGGATGAAGTCAAAGGCTACGGTTCCCTGGCCAAAGTGCCCGCCGAAGCCGTCGGCAACGTACGTAACGACATGTACCTGACCAGCGAAACCATTCGCCTGATGGACAAGGGCAAGGTCGGCAATTTCGACGCCGACACCCAGGGCAAGCTGCAACTGTTCAAGCAACAGATCGACAGTTCCACACGCTTCATTCCGCTGTGGGTGAAAATCGCCGTGGCCATCGCCCTGGGCCTGGGCACCATGGTGGGCTGGAAGCGCATCGTGGTGACAGTCGGCGAGAAGATCGGCAAGACGCACCTGACGTATGCTCAAGGCGCCTCGGCCGAGATGGTGGCGATGCTGACCATCGGCGCGGCGGACATGTACGGGTTGCCGGTGTCGACCACGCATGTGCTGTCGTCGGGTGTGGCAGGGACCATGGTGGCGAATGGCGGTGGGTTGCAGATGCGCACTATCCGTAATTTGCTGATGGCGTGGGTGCTCACATTGCCCGCGGCCATTCTTCTTTCGGGCAGCCTCTACTGGCTGTTCACCAAACTCTTCTGACACAACTCAGAGCAAAAATGTGGGAGCTGGCTTGCCTGCGATAGCGGATTAACATTCAACACATTTGTTGACTGAAAGATCGCCATCGCAGGCAAGCCAGCTCCCACAGTGGTTTTGCAGGTATTCAGTTGTTGAAGAGTCCAGTCATCGCTTTGACGCGTTTCTTGTACACCCGCCGCGCCTCCAGTGCTTCCTCCAGCGTCACCGCCACAAACCCCGCCCGCTGGTTCGGCTGCATCTGCCCGATCAAGTCCAGATCGGCACTGATCACCGTGCCAATCATCGCGTACCCACCGCCCGACACCGCGTCCCGATGCAACACGATCGGCTCCAACCCGGCCGGCACCTGGATCGAGCCGATCGGGTAGCAACTGTCGACGATATTAGAAGGATCGGAGCCCGCGCCAAACGGCTGCTCCCGTGGCTGAAAGCTCAGCGCACTGCCGCCTTTGAAGCGATAGCCGATGCGGTCGGCTTCGGAACCCACTGTCCAGGGCTCGGCAAAAAAGCTGTTTTTGGCCGCATCTGTCAGCCGCTCGTAATACAGCCCCGGCACCACGCGCAGGGTCACATCACCGCCCACCGAACGGCGCAACGCCATCGGTAAACTGTCGCCCGCACGGCCCGTACCACTGGCGTCACCGATGGGCAATTCGTCGCCTTCCTGCAAGCGCCGACCGTGAAACCCGCCGAGTGCGCCGAGGGTGTAAGTCGAACGACTGCCGAGCACCAACGGCACGTCAATACCACCGGCCACCGCGAGATACGTCCGCGCGCCGGCCTTGGGAAATTCAAAGCGTAAAACCTGCCCGGCGCGCACCTGGAACGCGGTGTCCTGGTGCACGACTTCACCGTCCAGGCGCGGCGACATCAAGGCACCGCTGAGTGCCACCAACGCGTCCTGTTGAAACGCCAGTTCGGGGCCTATCAGCGTGCATTCCAACCCCGCCGCGCCGACCGGATTGCCCACCAGGTGATTGGCTGCGCTCAATGCATATTGGTCCAACGCACCCGACGGCGGGATGCCCAAGTGGTAATAACCTTCGCGGCCAAGGTCCTGCACGGAGGTGGCGAGGCCGGGTTTGAGCACCTTGATCATGCCAGCGCCTCCTGCAGGGATTTCGGATAACCCATGGGGTCGGCGAGAAAGGCGTCGAGGGAAAATTCCACCGGGCGGATGCGCAGGTCGAAATGTCCTGCGTCCACTTCGGCCACCGCCAGGTCGTAGGCGTCACGGTCCATCGGTTTGAACTGCACGATATCGCCGGGACGGAAGAACACCATGTGTTCCTTGAGGTACGCCAATTGCTGCGCCGGGTCGTAGATCGGCGCCGGGGTCACGCCGAACATCTGGTAGCCACCTGCGCCGCGTACCGAGTAGATGCAGCCGAAACAGCCACCATGGCCGAGGGTCAATTTGGGTGTGTCGGTGCGCGGCCGCAGGTACTTGGGCACCTGCAATTGACGCTCGCGCTCGACCATCTGGAACATGAACGGCAAGCCCGCGACAAAGCCGACCATCGACACAAACCACGGCGCGCCACTGTGGGCGGCGATAAACGCATCCACATCGGCCAGGCCATTGATACGCGCCGCGTACTCAAGGTCGGTGCCGCTGGGGTCTTGGTGGCGGTCGCGAAAGCGCATCAGGGTTTCATGGGTCCAGGGGTCGTTGTAGAGCACCGGAATTTCAATGATGCGCGTGTGCAGGGTGCGTTCGGCCACGGCCTGGGCTTCGGCGGTCTGCACCGCATCGAGCAATACATGGGGCGCGATGCGGTCGGGGTCGAAGCGAATCTGGAACGATGCGTTGGCCAGGCACACGTCCAGCACGCCCTCCAGCGCCAGGCGCTCCACCGCACGCGTCACGGCCATGCCTTTGAAAAAGGCCTCCAGCGACATACTCTCGCTGACCTCGGCAAACAGGTGTTCATCACCGCCGAAGCTGTAGCGGATGGGGGACGTTTCAGCCATGTCTGTTCCTCTTGGAATCATTGTAGAAAGGCAGGCGAAAAAAAATGATGTTTCGATCTTATTGAGGTGTTTTGACGGTGATGCCCGCTTGGTCCAGGGCTTCGCGGGTCGCCTCCACCAGTTCAAGCGCGCCGGGCGTGTCGCTGTGCAGGCAGATGGAATCGAATTCGATAAACAAGTCTTCGCCTTCTACGGTGCGCACCAGACCGGTCTGACACGCACGCAGGACTCGCGCCGCCACGGTCGCCGGATCCAGCGCCCGCACATTGCGCGTAAACACGATGGAGCCCGTCAGATCGTACTCACGGTCGGCATAAAACTCGCGCACCACCGGCTGCCCGAGTTCCTGGGCGACGCGCCAGATCACTGAGTTGGGCATGCAGTACAGCAGCAACGTCGGCTCGATGATTTGCAGGTTTTGCACCAGCAGCCGCGCGGCTTCTTCGTCGCGGGCGAGGTGCATGTACAGCGCGCCATGGGGTTTGATGTGTTGCAGGGTCATGCCCTGGGCGCGCGCGATTTCACGCAGCGCGCCGAGCTGATAGAGCATGTCGTCCACCAGCTCCTGGGCCGGCGCGTTGATGTGGCGCCGGCCGAAGCCGACCAAATCACGGAAGCCAGGGTGCGCACCGATAGCGACGCCCAGTTGCTTGGCACGCTCGACGGTACGGCGCATGGTGCCTGGGTCACCGGCGTGAAAGCCGGTGGCGATATTGGCCGAGCTGATATAAGCCATCAGCTCCGCGTCGACGCCGTCGCCAATGGTCCAAGGGCCGAAGCCTTCGCCCATGTCTGAGTTGAAATCCACTGCCTGCATCAGGGTCGCTCCGCCAAAAGGTGATGTTGGAAAGTAGGCTGCCGCTTGACCCCTTGGGAAGATCTATTATCAGATGACCCATCTTCTGAAAATCAGATAGCCCTACGTTTTGGAGAGGCAGATGTCCCTGACCTTGCGCCAAGTCCGCTATTTCGTCGCCACGGCTGAGATTGGCCAGATTTCCCAGGCGGCGATTCACCTGAATATCTCCCAATCGGCAGTGACCACGGCGATCAAGGAATTGGAGGCCATGCTGGGTGTGCAACTGTTCGTGCGCTCGGCCCAGGGCATGAACCTGACCGACGCCGGCCGGCACTTTCTCAACCGCGCCTATGTGATTGTGCGCAGTGTCGATGATGCGTTGAACAGCCCGTTGCCCGACTACCGCGCCAGTGGCGTGTTGCGCCTGGCGGCCAGCTACACGGTGCTCGGCTACTTCCTGCCCCACCACCTGCAGCGCATGGAACACTGGCACCCGGACGTGACCATCGAGGTCTTTGAACAGGAGCGCCAAGCCATCGAACAAGGTTTGCTCGACGGCCAGTTCGACATGGCGGTGGTGCTCACCGCCAACCTCACCCACCCGGATATCGTCTCGGAAATCCTGTTCAATTCGGAACGTCGCCTGTGGCTGCCCAGCCATCACCCCCTGTGCGAACGCGGCGCCGTGAGCTTGGCGGATGTGGCCCAGGAACCCTACATCCTGCTCACCGTCGACGAGGCCGAACACAGCGCCATGCGCTACTGGGAACAGGCCGGGCAAACGCCAGGGGTGCGGCTGCGCACCAGTTCGGTGGAGGCGGTGCGCAGCATGGTTGCCAATGGCAGCGGTGTGGCGATCCTGTCAGATTTGGTGCACAGGCCTTGGTCACTGGAAGGCAAACGCATCGAAACCCTGACCGTCACCGACCCGGTAACGCCCATGAGCGTCGGCCTGGCCTGGCACCGTGAGCGTGCGTTTACCCCGGCGATGCAGGCGGTGCGCGATTACTTCCACGACGCGTTCCTGGCGCCGCAGCAGTTGTCGGCACGACGCTAAAGCCGGGCTTGCAAGGTGGCGGCAAGCCAGTCCATGAATACCCGTACACGCTGCGGCAAATGTCGCTGGCCGGCGTAAAGCAGCGAGACATCCAGCGGGGGTGCCGGGTAGTCCGGCAATAGCGCCACCAACTCACCGCTGTCCAGCAGGTCACGAATGCCCAGCGCCGGTACCTGGGTAATGCCGAAGCCGCCGAGGCACGCCGCCCTGTACGCATCGGTGCTGTTGACCGTCACCCGCCCGGCCATGGGAACGCGCTGCACCTTGTTGCCCTGCACGTATTCAAAGCCCGCCGAGCGTGAGCCCAACGGCCGCACGTAATGCACCAACTGATGCTGCGCGAGGTCGGCCAGGGTCTCGGGCACGCCGTAACGTTGCAAGTACGCCGCGCTCGCGCAGTTGATCATCGGCAGGTTGCACAGCAAGCGTGCCACTACGGTCTGGTCCGGTTGTGCGCCGACGCGCAGCACGCAATCAAAGCCTTCCGCGAGCAGGTCGACCTGACGGTCGGTGGTGCTGATTTCCAGCTCGATCAGCGGGTGCGCGTCCATGAATGCCGGCAGTTGCGGCAGGATCAATTCCCGCGCCATCACGTTGGGCATGTCCACACGAATACGCCCGCTCAGCTGCGCTTCGTCCTGGCGAAACAGCCCTTCCAGTTCCTCCATGTGCGACAACAAATCCTTGCTGCGCTCATACAACACGCGGCCGTCCTGGGTCGCCTGGACCTTGCGCGTGGTGCGTTGCAGCAGGCGAGCGCCGAGCAGTTCCTCCAGCGCCTGCACATGCTCGGAAACGGTTGAACGCGGCAGGCCCAGGCTCTCGCCTGCCTGGGTAAAACTCGACAGTTCGGTGACGCGCACGAAGGTGCGCAGCAGCTCAAGTTTGTTCATGGGATTGTTCGCTCTATCCGGCCAGTGATTCCGGTTTAACCCTGTTTATCACGTTATGACCGGACAAATACACTCAGTCTCACCACTACTTCAGAGGACTTCACCATGACCCGTAAAATCGCATTGATCACCGGCGCCAGCCGTGGCCTGGGCAAAAGCGCCGCACTGCACCTGGCGGCGCAAGGCGTCGATATCATCGGCACTTACCACAGCAAGGCCGACGAGGCGCAGGCCGTGGTCGCGCAGATCGAACAATTGGGTGGCCGCGCGGCGATGCTGCAACTGGATGTCAGCCAAAGTGCGAGCTTCAATGAGTTTGTTGGCAGCGTCGGCGATGTGCTCAAGGCGGTTTTCGCACAGGATCACTTCAACTTTCTGGTCAACAACGCCGGCATCGGCGCCCACGCCAGCTTTGCCGACACCACTGAAGCGCAGTTCGACCAATTGGTGGCTATCCACTTCAAGGGGCCGTTCTTTCTTACGCAAAAACTGCTGCCGCTGATCCGCGACGGTGGCCGCATCCTCAACATCTCCAGCGGCCTAGCGCGGTTCAGCCTGCCGGGCTATTCAGCGTACGCGTCGATGAAAGGTGCGATGGAAGTGCTCACGCGCTACCAAGCCAAAGAGTTGGGCGTTCGTGGTATCACCGTCAACATCATCGCGCCTGGTGCCATTGAAACCGACTTCGGTGGTGGCGCCGTGCGCGATAACGCTGCCCTCAATACCATGGTCGCCAACAACACCGCCCTGGGCCGAGCCGGCTTGCCGGACGACATCGGCGGGGCGATTTCGAGTTTGCTGGCCGACGGCAGCAACTGGATCACCGGTCAGCGCATTGAGGCTTCGGGGGGGATGTTTCTTTAAGCCCCAGGAGCTTCTCGCGCAGCACGTCATAGCCCCAGTGATACACATAGGTGTACGGCAGGAAAAACAGCAGTACACCTATGTCGAGGATGAACGCCTGGATCAGGCTGATGTTCAGCCACGCCGCGATCAGCGGCACACACACCAGAATCAGCCCGCCTTCAAACAGCAACGCATGCAACACCCGCGTCCACGGCGTGTTGGCCAGTTGCAGGCGCGCTTTGAGGCGGTCGAACAGGCCGTTGAAGATCACGTTCCAGGTCAGCGCGATCAGGCTGATCGCCAGGGTGACCATGCCCATTTCCAGGGCGGGCTTGTCCATGATCCACGCCAGCAATGGGGTGCAGATCAACAATGCCAATCCCTCAAAACCGATGGCTTGGCAAACACGTTCAGTAACCGACTTGGTAGGGCTCATAACCAGCGCTCTGTGAGTGACGAGGGTTGCCATGTTTACCCTTTGACTCGATACTTCATAACCAATAACCATCGATCAAGGCGATAGTCATGGCCTCCCATGAAGTGCTGCAGGCGTTCGTACAGGCAGCTACGCAAGGCTCGTTTTCCGCAGCGGCGCGCAAGCTGGGCAAGAGCCAGTCCACCGTCAGCGCGGCAGTGGCGAGCCTGGAGATTGATTTGGACGTGGTGCTGTTTGACCGCACTAGCCGCAAGCCGACACTGACCCCGGCCGGCCATGTGTTGCTGCAACGCGCCGAGCAGGTGCTGGAGGCCAGCAGTCGTTTGGAACTGGCGGCGAGCCAACTGGCCCAGGGGTTGGAGCCTAAGCTGACCATCGCCATGTCCGATACTTACCAGTCCGATCGCTTCGAGGTCGCGCTCAGCGCCTTTGAGCAGCGTTACCCGGACCTTGAACTGGAATGCCTGATCGCTGAGTGCGAGGACTTGATGGCCTTGGTGCAAAGTGGCCGTGCGCACCTCGCTTTTATTGAAAAACAGGATAACTACCCGCCTGACCTCACCGGCGCGCCGGTAGCAGAAAGCACGGAAATCTCACTGTTCGTCGCGGCCAGGCACCCACTGGCCAAACTGAAAAACATCCCCGCCGACACGCTGCAGCAGCATCGCGAACTGCGCCTGGCCAGCATCATCAACCCGACTGAAACCCGCCCCAGCGGCCGCGTGTGGTCGGCGCCGAGTTACTTGATGTTGATGGAGATGGCGCAACTGGGCTTCGGCTGGGCACCGCTGCCGCGCTGGCTGGTGGAGCGTTTTGATGGCGGCCAATTGGTGGAGCTCAAAGCACGCAGTTGGCCGCGCTCGGTGGCGGTGGACGCGTTGTGGTCGCGGCAGCACCCGCCGGGGCCGGCGGGGAGTTGGTTGTTGGGCAAGATGCTCGAGTGATCCCGACCAGACAATGAAGATCAAATGTGGGAGCGCCTACCGTTAGCTCAATCCCTCATGCCTTCGGTGACCAGCGTCACCAGCCGATCCAGGCTCTGGCCCCAGCCGTCATGAAACCCCATGGCCTCAGGGGCTTTTTTATCTTCAGCGCTCCAGTGCATGGCGCGGGCGGTGTAGAGGGTCTTGTTGCCGTCGACCTCTTGCAGGGTCACTTCAGCGGTCATGAACGGCTTACCCGACGGGATCCAGCCCGGCGTAAACGCGTCGGTAAACACCAGGCGCCGTATTGTTGTGTTCAGAGATTCAATGGGCGCACGGGGCTCACTATAGTTCGCGTCGCTCAAGGTTTCCGGTCGACCCGACAGACGCCAAACCCGCTAGAATCCCCGCCTCTTTGTAGGATTTCGGATGCACCCCCCCCCCATGGAAACCCGCCTCGTCCCCTATGAGACGCTGAGCCTTGTACAGAAACAGCAGCTCGACACCCTGCAAGTGCATCCCGAGCAACTGGCGTATTCCGGTGATATCTACTGTGCGCTGAACAGCCTGCTGGTCAATCCCAATCCCGGCGCGATCAAAGGCTTCGCCCTGCTCGCCGACGACCAGCCCGTGGCCTTCCTGTTGCTCAAACGCCCACCTTGCCTGCCCCATTGGGCGCATGAACACAGCGCGACGCTGCATGCATTGCAGGTGGACCGGCACCAGCAAGGGCGCGGATTCGGCAAGGCGTGTTTGCAGGCGTTGCCGGCGGCGGCATTGCAAGCGTGGCCACAGATCAAGGGCTTGGAGTTGTCGGTGGACGCGGACAATGTGGCGGCGATGCGGCTGTATCTGGCAGCAGGCTGGGTGGACAGTGGGGAGGCGTACAAGGGGCGGATTGGGTATGAGCGCCGGTTGGCGTTAGTATTTTGAACGGTAAGGATGTGGTAAGCATGCTGACAACCCTCGAACAACTCGACACCCTCTACGGCCTCCCCCACGAGCGCGCCGTGCGCAAGGAAATCCCGTTTCTCAACGAGGACTACCAGGCCATGGTGCGGGCGTCGCCGTTGGTGGTGGTGAGTTCGTCCGGGCCGGACGGCATCGACGGTTCGCCACGCGGCGATGTGCCTGGGTTTGTGCGGATTGTGGATGAGCGCACCCTGGCGATTCCGGATCGGCCGGGGAACAACCGCGTGGATACCTTGCGCAACCTGATCCAGGACCCGCGGATTGCCTTGCTGTTCATCATCCCGGGGATTGGCGAGACCTTGCGCGTGAATGGCCGGGCGCAGATTTCCATCGAACCTGCGCTGCTGGAGAGCTTTGCGGTGAATGGCAAACCGGCGCGGTCGGTGATACTGGTGCAGGTGGAGGCCGCGTATTTCCACTGTTCCAAGGCGTTTGTGCGCTCGGATTGCTGGAACCCAGAGAAACAGTTGGACCGCTCGGCGTTGCCGTCAGCGGGGGCGTTTCACAAACGGCTCAATGATGGGCAGTTCGACGCCGAGGCGTATGACCGGGAGATGCCGGAGCGGGTCAGAAATACGTTGTACTGATATCCCGCAGAAGCCGGCTAGCCGGCTTCTGCAAGGCGGTCGTCAGCCTCTTTCGCCAACCGGCAACCAGATCTCCACCGTCCCGGTGCCTTTGCGCCCATCAAAATCCGCGCTATACCGCTCGAAATCCGCGCCCATCACCTTATAGCCCGAATGGGGCAGCCATTCGAACATGATGCGCTCGTAGGTTTGCTCAAGCGCCTGCACCGGCCCGTAATGCGGGAACACGGCATAGTTGAGCGGCGGAATTTCGATAGACTCGAAGTTGCCCGGCACTTCGGCTTTGCTCGGGACTTCAACACCGGCCATGTAATCGAATTCGCCGTGATGGGGGTTATGGCAAACGCCATACGTCACCCCGCCAACGCGCTGCTTGATGTCCTTGATGCAGGTATCGAACAACTCCCAAAGCTTGGGGATATCACCCACGGTGGCCTTTGAATAACGCCCTTGTACGCCGGCAATCACCAGGGCCTTGCCCGCTTCCATGCGCGGTTCTAACGGTTGTTTTGTCTGCTGATCCATACGAACAGTCTCCTTCTTATGAGGGAACAAACCCGCATCGAGTATAGGGGCATATCCGTATTGGACTCCATGCAGAAAATTTTCCTACGCATCTGGACAACTGGCCATCACCGACCGTATTGTCTGCCCCGCAGGCCACCGCAGTGGCCGACGTCGCTCGGACGGTTCCGGGCGCTTACGTACCCTCGAGGCAACAATGGCTGACCAAGGTTTGCCGCGCCGCTTTGCGCGCATAGATCGACTCCCCCCTTACGTGTTCAATATCACTGCCGAGCTGAAGATGGCTGCGCGTCGGCGCGGCGAAGACATCATCGACTTGAGCATGGGTAACCCTGACGGCCCGACCCCACCGCATATCGTGGAGAAAATGGTCACCGTCGCCCAGCGTGAAGACACCCACGGCTACTCCACCTCCAAAGGCATTCCGCGCCTGCGCCGGGCGATTTCGCGCTGGTACAAAGACCGCTATGAAGTGGACATCGACCCAGAAACCGAGGCCATCGTGACCATCGGTTCCAAGGAAGGCCTGGCGCACTTGATGCTGGCCACCCTGGACCAGGGCGACACTGTTTTGGTGCCGAACCCGAGCTACCCGATCCACATCTACGGTGCCGTGATTGCCGGCGCCCAGGTCCGCTCGGTGCCGCTGATTCCTGGCGTGGACTTCTTCGCTGAACTGGAACGGGCGATTCGCGGTTCGATCCCCAAACCGAAGATGATGATCCTGGGCTTCCCGTCCAACCCCACTGCGCAGTGCGTGGAGTTGGATTTCTTCGAGCGCGTGATTGCGCTGGCCAAGCAGTACGACGTGCTGGTGGTGCACGACCTGGCCTACGCCGACATCGTCTACGACGGCTGGAAAGCCCCGTCGATCATGCAGGTACCGGGCGCCAAGGACATTGCG
Encoded proteins:
- a CDS encoding inorganic phosphate transporter — translated: MATPSLTASTHTSVADPKPRLDKKPSLVTVIIFFAVLAMGLLFTAYSLMHDMHEMGAQLTTWTPFLLLGVALLIALGFEFVNGFHDTANAVATVIYTNSLPPHFAVVWSGFFNFLGVLLSSGAVAFGIIALLPVELILQVGSSAGFAMIFALLIAAILWNLGTWWLGLPASSSHTLIGSIIGVGVANALMHGRDGTSGVDWSQAIKIGYALLLSPLIGFAFAAMLLLALRAFVKNRALYKAPKGDTPPPWWIRGMLIATCTGVSFAHGSNDGQKGMGLIMLILVGTLPMAYALNRAMPAEQSLQFAAVAEVTQVALVKSAPQALTGDPRPILSTYVRTKEATPELVPALAALAGQIGDEVKGYGSLAKVPAEAVGNVRNDMYLTSETIRLMDKGKVGNFDADTQGKLQLFKQQIDSSTRFIPLWVKIAVAIALGLGTMVGWKRIVVTVGEKIGKTHLTYAQGASAEMVAMLTIGAADMYGLPVSTTHVLSSGVAGTMVANGGGLQMRTIRNLLMAWVLTLPAAILLSGSLYWLFTKLF
- a CDS encoding biotin-dependent carboxyltransferase family protein, with the protein product MIKVLKPGLATSVQDLGREGYYHLGIPPSGALDQYALSAANHLVGNPVGAAGLECTLIGPELAFQQDALVALSGALMSPRLDGEVVHQDTAFQVRAGQVLRFEFPKAGARTYLAVAGGIDVPLVLGSRSTYTLGALGGFHGRRLQEGDELPIGDASGTGRAGDSLPMALRRSVGGDVTLRVVPGLYYERLTDAAKNSFFAEPWTVGSEADRIGYRFKGGSALSFQPREQPFGAGSDPSNIVDSCYPIGSIQVPAGLEPIVLHRDAVSGGGYAMIGTVISADLDLIGQMQPNQRAGFVAVTLEEALEARRVYKKRVKAMTGLFNN
- a CDS encoding 5-oxoprolinase subunit B family protein, producing MAETSPIRYSFGGDEHLFAEVSESMSLEAFFKGMAVTRAVERLALEGVLDVCLANASFQIRFDPDRIAPHVLLDAVQTAEAQAVAERTLHTRIIEIPVLYNDPWTHETLMRFRDRHQDPSGTDLEYAARINGLADVDAFIAAHSGAPWFVSMVGFVAGLPFMFQMVERERQLQVPKYLRPRTDTPKLTLGHGGCFGCIYSVRGAGGYQMFGVTPAPIYDPAQQLAYLKEHMVFFRPGDIVQFKPMDRDAYDLAVAEVDAGHFDLRIRPVEFSLDAFLADPMGYPKSLQEALA
- a CDS encoding 5-oxoprolinase subunit PxpA — its product is MQAVDFNSDMGEGFGPWTIGDGVDAELMAYISSANIATGFHAGDPGTMRRTVERAKQLGVAIGAHPGFRDLVGFGRRHINAPAQELVDDMLYQLGALREIARAQGMTLQHIKPHGALYMHLARDEEAARLLVQNLQIIEPTLLLYCMPNSVIWRVAQELGQPVVREFYADREYDLTGSIVFTRNVRALDPATVAARVLRACQTGLVRTVEGEDLFIEFDSICLHSDTPGALELVEATREALDQAGITVKTPQ
- a CDS encoding LysR family transcriptional regulator produces the protein MSLTLRQVRYFVATAEIGQISQAAIHLNISQSAVTTAIKELEAMLGVQLFVRSAQGMNLTDAGRHFLNRAYVIVRSVDDALNSPLPDYRASGVLRLAASYTVLGYFLPHHLQRMEHWHPDVTIEVFEQERQAIEQGLLDGQFDMAVVLTANLTHPDIVSEILFNSERRLWLPSHHPLCERGAVSLADVAQEPYILLTVDEAEHSAMRYWEQAGQTPGVRLRTSSVEAVRSMVANGSGVAILSDLVHRPWSLEGKRIETLTVTDPVTPMSVGLAWHRERAFTPAMQAVRDYFHDAFLAPQQLSARR
- a CDS encoding LysR family transcriptional regulator translates to MNKLELLRTFVRVTELSSFTQAGESLGLPRSTVSEHVQALEELLGARLLQRTTRKVQATQDGRVLYERSKDLLSHMEELEGLFRQDEAQLSGRIRVDMPNVMARELILPQLPAFMDAHPLIELEISTTDRQVDLLAEGFDCVLRVGAQPDQTVVARLLCNLPMINCASAAYLQRYGVPETLADLAQHQLVHYVRPLGSRSAGFEYVQGNKVQRVPMAGRVTVNSTDAYRAACLGGFGITQVPALGIRDLLDSGELVALLPDYPAPPLDVSLLYAGQRHLPQRVRVFMDWLAATLQARL
- a CDS encoding SDR family NAD(P)-dependent oxidoreductase codes for the protein MTRKIALITGASRGLGKSAALHLAAQGVDIIGTYHSKADEAQAVVAQIEQLGGRAAMLQLDVSQSASFNEFVGSVGDVLKAVFAQDHFNFLVNNAGIGAHASFADTTEAQFDQLVAIHFKGPFFLTQKLLPLIRDGGRILNISSGLARFSLPGYSAYASMKGAMEVLTRYQAKELGVRGITVNIIAPGAIETDFGGGAVRDNAALNTMVANNTALGRAGLPDDIGGAISSLLADGSNWITGQRIEASGGMFL
- a CDS encoding multidrug/biocide efflux PACE transporter, which encodes MSPTKSVTERVCQAIGFEGLALLICTPLLAWIMDKPALEMGMVTLAISLIALTWNVIFNGLFDRLKARLQLANTPWTRVLHALLFEGGLILVCVPLIAAWLNISLIQAFILDIGVLLFFLPYTYVYHWGYDVLREKLLGLKETSPPKPQCADR
- a CDS encoding LysR family transcriptional regulator, which codes for MASHEVLQAFVQAATQGSFSAAARKLGKSQSTVSAAVASLEIDLDVVLFDRTSRKPTLTPAGHVLLQRAEQVLEASSRLELAASQLAQGLEPKLTIAMSDTYQSDRFEVALSAFEQRYPDLELECLIAECEDLMALVQSGRAHLAFIEKQDNYPPDLTGAPVAESTEISLFVAARHPLAKLKNIPADTLQQHRELRLASIINPTETRPSGRVWSAPSYLMLMEMAQLGFGWAPLPRWLVERFDGGQLVELKARSWPRSVAVDALWSRQHPPGPAGSWLLGKMLE
- a CDS encoding GNAT family N-acetyltransferase codes for the protein METRLVPYETLSLVQKQQLDTLQVHPEQLAYSGDIYCALNSLLVNPNPGAIKGFALLADDQPVAFLLLKRPPCLPHWAHEHSATLHALQVDRHQQGRGFGKACLQALPAAALQAWPQIKGLELSVDADNVAAMRLYLAAGWVDSGEAYKGRIGYERRLALVF
- a CDS encoding pyridoxamine 5'-phosphate oxidase family protein, which gives rise to MLTTLEQLDTLYGLPHERAVRKEIPFLNEDYQAMVRASPLVVVSSSGPDGIDGSPRGDVPGFVRIVDERTLAIPDRPGNNRVDTLRNLIQDPRIALLFIIPGIGETLRVNGRAQISIEPALLESFAVNGKPARSVILVQVEAAYFHCSKAFVRSDCWNPEKQLDRSALPSAGAFHKRLNDGQFDAEAYDREMPERVRNTLY